Proteins encoded by one window of Chondromyces crocatus:
- a CDS encoding carboxypeptidase-like regulatory domain-containing protein — protein MSRTHVALLHLAVASFGCSIPLFENPPVPRNECVTSDDCAGNSVCVLVGERNACAAINVDLPGLLLEIRTPVNSSLGSVAFLIDVESQELVLRDIMRDGQVRPFNPQLPELAQFKGTLRLPDGVGRCGIEETPDGSFPASAVLRRVDRTSGLPPEEYAAGSHFEVDEAGGRSFVFRADLPRGLYDVYVTPQLPVGCEDGPLPVFWPAQEVDSRALNFDVRPPERLWGRFAVPTTMSVDGWSLELVEPEHGDIISETLTLAHSPSVDKVSFDIHFDWTARGRFDPLIRLRPPVSEALPTLHWDLSAVGILIGPDGLDLSLAELNAVPRHVEGQVLDAQGSPVVAAVQIQSAEIAGDASSAANYRLEVETDVSGIFTADLPPGHYRIVARPVDPVRIHAVASKEMEIPAGDGCFCGQSITVSEMVTMEGHVLGPGGESIGAASVVAAPSTMASQRYFDKVLALPTLRPREAPTQLVGSRFSLKVDPGSLDFSTQPVDGSGYPWLVRPRLLVAGAEIAETVSLGSLTVPYPVFLQGVIRDTRGGRLPHSVVRAWLPVGDPLAKDGPAGVIQIGETLALGDGTYTLPLPPSLSD, from the coding sequence ATGAGCCGTACTCATGTCGCCCTGCTGCACCTGGCGGTTGCTTCCTTCGGATGCAGCATCCCCCTCTTCGAGAATCCTCCTGTCCCGCGAAATGAGTGTGTCACATCGGATGATTGCGCTGGAAATAGCGTGTGCGTGCTGGTGGGTGAGCGCAATGCTTGTGCTGCAATCAACGTGGACCTTCCAGGGTTGCTTCTCGAGATCCGAACACCCGTGAACAGCTCGCTGGGGAGCGTTGCTTTCCTCATCGACGTCGAGAGCCAAGAGCTCGTGCTCCGCGACATCATGAGGGATGGCCAGGTCCGGCCGTTCAACCCCCAGTTGCCTGAGCTGGCACAGTTCAAAGGAACCTTGAGACTGCCGGATGGCGTCGGGCGATGCGGAATCGAAGAGACTCCGGACGGCTCGTTTCCTGCGAGTGCCGTTCTCAGGCGGGTGGACCGGACATCTGGCTTGCCACCAGAAGAATACGCGGCGGGAAGCCACTTCGAGGTTGATGAAGCGGGCGGTCGTAGTTTCGTCTTTCGTGCAGATTTGCCCCGTGGTCTCTATGACGTCTATGTCACCCCACAGCTCCCTGTGGGCTGTGAAGACGGGCCACTCCCTGTCTTCTGGCCAGCGCAAGAGGTCGACTCACGGGCATTGAATTTTGATGTGAGACCGCCAGAGCGTCTCTGGGGCCGGTTCGCTGTCCCGACGACGATGAGCGTGGATGGCTGGTCGCTCGAGCTGGTCGAGCCCGAGCATGGTGACATCATCTCCGAGACGCTGACGCTCGCTCACTCTCCGAGCGTGGACAAGGTTTCGTTCGACATTCACTTCGACTGGACGGCGCGAGGGCGCTTTGATCCCTTGATTCGTCTGCGTCCCCCCGTGTCGGAGGCTCTCCCCACGCTTCATTGGGATCTTTCGGCCGTCGGAATTCTGATAGGCCCCGACGGGCTGGATCTCTCGCTGGCTGAACTGAATGCCGTTCCTCGTCACGTGGAGGGACAGGTCCTAGATGCGCAAGGGAGCCCTGTCGTAGCGGCAGTCCAGATTCAGAGCGCTGAGATTGCGGGAGATGCCAGCTCGGCGGCAAACTATCGCCTCGAGGTCGAGACCGACGTCTCCGGGATCTTCACGGCCGATCTTCCACCAGGGCACTACCGGATCGTCGCTCGCCCTGTGGATCCCGTTCGCATCCACGCGGTGGCGAGCAAGGAAATGGAGATTCCTGCTGGTGATGGCTGCTTTTGTGGGCAGTCCATCACCGTCTCCGAAATGGTGACGATGGAGGGGCATGTTCTGGGCCCTGGCGGCGAGTCGATCGGTGCCGCCTCCGTCGTGGCAGCGCCATCGACCATGGCTTCGCAGCGATACTTCGACAAGGTTCTTGCGTTGCCCACCCTGCGCCCCAGGGAAGCTCCGACTCAGCTGGTTGGGAGTCGTTTTTCCTTGAAAGTGGATCCCGGATCTCTCGACTTCTCGACTCAACCGGTCGACGGCTCGGGGTATCCTTGGTTGGTGCGACCCCGATTGCTGGTGGCGGGGGCGGAGATCGCCGAGACAGTGAGCCTCGGCTCGCTGACGGTTCCCTATCCGGTGTTCCTCCAAGGCGTCATCCGAGACACGCGGGGCGGACGCCTTCCGCACTCCGTTGTGAGGGCGTGGTTGCCGGTAGGCGATCCTCTGGCCAAGGATGGCCCTGCGGGGGTGATCCAGATTGGAGAAACCCTTGCACTGGGAGATGGAACTTACACTCTACCGCTTCCCCCTTCCCTGTCCGACTAG
- a CDS encoding sensor histidine kinase, with the protein MAHPTRGGKTQSSPGDSASSGTPSSGVGPVFPLEHDLAGTLHEVSNALTVILGWVERARSARGEELSRALDLVAARARDARRIVRRSIGAAGSPYDTAESPLSIVHEPLRPLRIILEDAVTSLDPEACRAETKVLVRSDAEVASLSVLHERPLLQILVNLLLNAISVSPRGGVVEITAERDDTDVIFSVIDEGPGVPPERRASLLRAGITTRAGGAGIGLRYSAALAEASGGRLTLGSSERGARFDLQWPIFTSGQTEPIPESGDAPLRTPPPASGALRPAGKVLGGARILLVEDDEAVVDLLDTALSARGARIVCVRRMSELHGALDTGPFDAVLLDLSPIEEDVPGAIAAVQRSSPEARLVVMSGTGGLVDLPDGCSAWVRKPFEVGEIVTALVT; encoded by the coding sequence GTGGCGCATCCGACGCGCGGAGGCAAAACACAGTCCTCGCCTGGGGACAGCGCGTCCTCGGGAACGCCGTCCAGCGGCGTTGGGCCGGTCTTCCCCCTCGAGCATGATCTTGCGGGGACCCTGCACGAGGTCTCCAACGCACTCACCGTGATTCTGGGGTGGGTCGAACGGGCTCGGAGTGCGCGAGGAGAGGAGCTGAGCCGTGCTCTCGACCTCGTTGCCGCTCGTGCCCGCGACGCGCGCCGGATCGTACGTCGCTCGATCGGCGCCGCCGGGTCACCGTATGACACTGCGGAGAGCCCCCTGTCGATTGTCCATGAGCCGTTGCGGCCCCTGCGCATCATCCTCGAAGACGCAGTCACCTCGCTCGATCCGGAAGCATGTCGTGCGGAGACGAAGGTGCTGGTCCGGAGTGATGCCGAGGTCGCTAGCCTCTCCGTGCTTCACGAGAGGCCACTCCTTCAAATTCTGGTGAACCTCCTCCTGAATGCCATCTCGGTGTCTCCTCGGGGAGGGGTGGTGGAGATCACGGCGGAGCGCGACGATACAGACGTCATCTTCAGCGTGATCGACGAAGGTCCGGGGGTCCCGCCGGAGCGTCGCGCCAGCTTGCTGCGGGCAGGCATCACGACGCGGGCAGGAGGCGCGGGGATCGGCTTGCGCTACTCGGCGGCTCTCGCGGAAGCCTCTGGAGGCCGACTCACTCTCGGCTCATCGGAGCGAGGGGCCCGCTTCGATCTTCAATGGCCCATCTTCACGAGCGGTCAGACGGAACCTATTCCGGAGAGTGGTGATGCACCTCTACGAACCCCCCCGCCTGCCAGTGGGGCCCTTCGCCCTGCAGGGAAGGTGCTTGGTGGTGCTCGCATCCTGCTCGTAGAAGATGACGAGGCGGTCGTGGATCTCCTCGACACTGCCCTCTCTGCGCGAGGCGCGAGGATTGTCTGTGTGCGCCGCATGAGCGAGCTGCACGGAGCGTTGGATACAGGGCCCTTCGATGCCGTGTTGCTTGACCTCTCCCCGATCGAGGAGGACGTCCCTGGTGCGATCGCAGCCGTGCAACGCTCCAGTCCAGAAGCTCGTCTGGTTGTGATGTCGGGCACGGGCGGCCTCGTCGACCTGCCGGATGGCTGCTCGGCATGGGTCAGAAAGCCTTTCGAAGTAGGGGAGATCGTAACCGCTTTGGTCACCTGA
- a CDS encoding helix-turn-helix domain-containing protein, producing MHEIPLLGAKVRALRRREQLTQVALAAQLGISPSYLNLIENNRRPLTAPLLLRLAQLFRLDLQSFAASEQDARLSADLLEAFGDPLFEGHSLTNHDLRDLVISSPGVANAVLTLYREYLRARESAEALGERLAVNGFTGLDSSRLPSEEVSEFIQRRLNYFPELEDAAETLWKDAHFDEEDVFRSLVRHLRDAHGITVRLVRVAEERRAMRRFDLKSRTLNISEVLPPRSRRFQVAHQLALLTCGELFEKILRDETLTTLESHTLARVALANYFAAALLMPYGPFHEAARGERYDVELLAHRFGASFEQVCHRMTTLRRAGLEGVPFHLMRIDIAGNISKRFSGSGIRFARFSGACPRWNVHAAFMTPGLLRTQLSKMPDGTVYFCIARTVRSDRGGYHAPHTVQSIGLGCDVKYARELVYADGFDLETLDAAVPVGVTCRLCERLDCEQRVFPPVQHPLHIDENVRGLSFYAPVAEQRGLPLFKPTFTPPKTEIKNSAKGGT from the coding sequence ATGCATGAGATTCCGCTTCTGGGAGCAAAAGTGAGGGCTCTCCGACGTCGAGAGCAGCTGACGCAGGTCGCGCTCGCAGCTCAACTGGGCATATCTCCAAGCTATCTGAACCTGATCGAGAACAATCGACGCCCTCTTACAGCCCCTCTCCTGCTCAGGCTCGCACAGCTGTTCCGGCTGGACCTGCAGTCTTTCGCTGCGTCAGAGCAGGACGCTCGTCTGTCTGCCGACCTGCTCGAGGCCTTCGGGGACCCCCTTTTCGAGGGCCACTCCTTGACCAACCACGACTTGCGCGATCTCGTCATCAGCTCGCCCGGCGTGGCAAACGCAGTACTGACCCTTTATCGCGAGTATCTACGTGCTCGTGAATCGGCGGAGGCCCTCGGAGAGCGACTTGCAGTCAATGGTTTCACGGGCCTGGATTCGTCCAGATTGCCCTCCGAAGAAGTCAGCGAATTCATTCAGCGACGATTGAACTATTTCCCCGAGCTCGAGGACGCAGCTGAGACGCTCTGGAAGGATGCCCATTTTGACGAGGAGGACGTTTTTCGATCACTCGTGCGTCATCTTCGAGACGCGCATGGGATCACAGTGCGTCTGGTTCGTGTCGCAGAGGAACGACGAGCGATGCGCCGGTTCGATCTCAAGTCCCGGACACTCAACATCTCCGAGGTACTTCCACCTCGAAGCCGACGCTTCCAAGTCGCGCATCAGCTCGCCCTGCTCACCTGCGGGGAACTATTCGAGAAAATCCTGCGCGACGAGACACTGACAACCCTCGAGTCACACACGCTCGCCCGGGTCGCACTCGCGAACTACTTCGCAGCAGCACTGTTGATGCCATACGGCCCGTTTCACGAAGCCGCACGCGGAGAGCGCTACGATGTCGAGCTTCTCGCGCACCGCTTCGGCGCCAGCTTCGAACAGGTATGTCATCGCATGACAACACTGCGACGAGCGGGGCTGGAGGGCGTCCCTTTCCACCTGATGCGCATCGATATTGCCGGCAACATCTCGAAGCGCTTCAGCGGCTCAGGCATCCGCTTCGCACGCTTCAGCGGGGCCTGCCCTCGCTGGAATGTCCATGCGGCGTTCATGACCCCCGGCTTGCTTCGAACGCAGCTCTCAAAGATGCCGGACGGGACCGTTTACTTCTGCATTGCGCGAACAGTCCGTAGTGATCGGGGTGGGTACCATGCACCTCACACCGTTCAGTCCATTGGGTTGGGCTGTGACGTAAAATACGCCAGAGAGCTCGTCTATGCAGACGGCTTCGACCTCGAAACCCTCGACGCCGCCGTCCCAGTCGGCGTCACCTGCCGCCTCTGCGAGCGGCTCGACTGTGAGCAACGGGTGTTCCCACCCGTACAACATCCCCTACACATCGACGAAAACGTACGTGGACTTTCGTTCTACGCACCCGTTGCAGAGCAACGAGGTCTTCCACTTTTCAAACCTACGTTTACGCCACCCAAAACAGAGATCAAGAACAGTGCGAAGGGGGGGACTTGA
- the aceB gene encoding malate synthase A, with amino-acid sequence MNPASPTTVSIRAPRIAGDERVLTKEAVEFLSALARTFTARLRELLENRRQLQVKFDTGHRPDFLPQTKGVREGSWSVAPVPSGLNDRRVEITGPVDRKMIINALNSGANVFMADFEDSNSPTWENLISGQIALQEAVRGTLQHQDQLTGKRYALNEKTAALMVRPRGLHLPDAHVEFEGQPMPAALVDFGLFFFHNALVQTAGGAGPWFYLPKLESHQEARFWNDVFLFAQQAVGLPEGTIKATVLIETLPAAFEMDEILYELRQHSAGLNCGRWDYIFSFIKKLRNDAASVLPDRAQVTMEQHFLRSYTQLLVKTCHRRKAHAMGGMAAFIPIRNDAEQNRLALEKVRADKLREVMDGHDGTWVAHPGLVQLAADIFDSHMRGPNQIERQRDDVVVSAEDLLRVPEGLRTEKGLRHNIRVGVQYLEAWLRGLGCVPLYNLMEDAATAEISRTQVWQWIHHRATLEDGEALTHERFRRILREELDGLRDTLGRERFDSGRFGAASELFERLSTGERFEEFLTIPAYSVLLEMTEGQPS; translated from the coding sequence ATGAATCCAGCAAGTCCGACGACCGTCAGCATCCGGGCGCCTCGCATCGCAGGGGACGAAAGGGTACTGACCAAGGAAGCGGTAGAGTTTCTATCCGCGCTGGCTCGCACCTTTACGGCTCGGCTTCGAGAGTTGCTGGAGAACCGTCGGCAGCTTCAGGTGAAGTTCGACACGGGGCATCGGCCGGACTTTCTGCCGCAAACGAAAGGCGTCCGTGAAGGTAGCTGGTCCGTGGCACCCGTTCCTTCCGGCCTGAACGACCGGAGAGTCGAGATCACAGGGCCCGTCGACAGAAAGATGATCATCAATGCGCTCAACTCGGGCGCAAACGTGTTCATGGCGGACTTCGAGGACTCGAACTCCCCCACATGGGAGAACTTGATCTCGGGCCAGATCGCTCTCCAGGAGGCAGTAAGGGGAACGCTTCAGCATCAGGACCAGCTCACTGGCAAGCGTTACGCATTGAACGAGAAGACCGCTGCGTTGATGGTCCGCCCTCGCGGGCTCCACCTTCCAGACGCACACGTGGAGTTCGAGGGGCAACCCATGCCAGCTGCACTGGTCGACTTTGGCCTCTTCTTTTTTCATAACGCGCTCGTACAGACCGCGGGAGGCGCTGGTCCATGGTTCTACCTTCCAAAGCTGGAAAGCCACCAAGAGGCGCGCTTCTGGAACGATGTCTTCCTGTTTGCGCAGCAGGCGGTAGGGTTGCCAGAGGGGACCATCAAAGCCACCGTACTGATAGAAACGTTGCCAGCTGCATTTGAGATGGACGAGATTCTTTACGAACTGCGGCAGCACTCGGCAGGACTCAACTGTGGACGCTGGGATTACATCTTCAGTTTCATCAAGAAACTGCGTAATGACGCGGCGAGCGTTCTGCCTGATCGCGCTCAGGTCACTATGGAGCAGCACTTCTTGCGCTCATACACACAGCTTCTCGTGAAGACCTGTCACCGCAGGAAGGCGCATGCAATGGGCGGAATGGCAGCCTTTATTCCGATAAGGAATGATGCCGAACAAAACAGATTGGCGCTCGAGAAAGTCAGAGCCGACAAACTGCGCGAGGTCATGGATGGCCACGACGGCACATGGGTGGCACATCCAGGGCTGGTACAGCTGGCGGCCGACATCTTTGATTCACATATGCGTGGGCCCAATCAAATCGAGCGGCAGCGAGACGACGTGGTCGTCAGTGCGGAGGACTTGCTCCGAGTTCCAGAGGGCCTTCGCACGGAGAAAGGACTCCGCCATAACATTCGTGTTGGAGTCCAGTACCTCGAAGCGTGGCTGAGAGGGCTCGGCTGCGTTCCTCTCTACAATCTGATGGAAGACGCCGCGACGGCCGAAATTTCGCGTACCCAGGTTTGGCAATGGATACATCATCGGGCCACACTCGAGGATGGGGAAGCGCTGACGCATGAGCGATTCCGTCGCATATTGCGCGAAGAACTCGATGGCCTCAGAGATACGCTGGGTAGAGAGCGATTCGATAGTGGCCGATTCGGCGCTGCGAGCGAGCTCTTTGAACGTCTGTCCACGGGTGAACGGTTCGAAGAGTTTCTCACCATTCCTGCTTACAGTGTGTTGCTCGAAATGACCGAGGGGCAACCCTCGTAG
- the aceA gene encoding isocitrate lyase has translation MSAASPLSINHSVSQHGTPERPEQDMSSSNGSLAGRWDGITRPYSQADVDRLRGSVRIQHTLADMGARRLWQLLQSESFVQALGALSGNQAMQQVRAGLKAIYLSGWQVAADNNEAGTMYPDQSLYPANSVPSLVRRINQALLRADQIEHAEGKDGRYWMAPILADAEAGFGGPLNAFELMKAMIEAGAAGVHFEDQLASEKKCGHMGGKVLIPTGQFIRTLTAARLAADVMGVPTLVVARTDADSAKLLTSDIDPRDRPFLTGDRTAEGFFRFQSGIEAAIARGCAYAPYADMIWCETSTPDLKEARQFAEGVHKQFPGKLLAYNCSPSFNWKKHLDEVTIARFQHELAAMGYRFQFVTLAGFHTLNYSMFDLARQYLRRGMAAYSELQQAEFEAESVGYSATRHQREVGTGYFDEVAQVISGGTASTVALKESTETAQF, from the coding sequence ATGTCCGCAGCTTCCCCGCTGAGCATCAATCATTCGGTTTCCCAGCACGGCACGCCGGAGCGACCGGAACAGGACATGTCCTCGTCGAATGGCTCGCTGGCAGGACGTTGGGACGGTATCACTCGACCCTATTCACAAGCTGATGTGGACCGACTGCGCGGAAGCGTGCGGATTCAGCATACGCTGGCAGACATGGGAGCACGGCGCTTGTGGCAGCTCCTGCAGAGTGAATCCTTCGTGCAGGCGCTTGGCGCTTTGAGCGGAAACCAGGCCATGCAGCAGGTCCGCGCGGGTCTCAAAGCCATCTACCTGAGCGGCTGGCAGGTTGCAGCCGACAACAATGAAGCGGGGACGATGTATCCCGACCAGAGCTTGTACCCGGCCAATAGCGTCCCGTCTCTCGTGCGTAGAATCAATCAGGCACTTCTGCGAGCCGATCAGATCGAGCACGCAGAGGGTAAGGATGGACGATACTGGATGGCGCCGATCCTGGCAGATGCGGAAGCAGGATTCGGCGGTCCGCTGAATGCTTTCGAGCTCATGAAAGCCATGATCGAGGCAGGCGCCGCTGGTGTGCATTTCGAAGACCAGCTCGCGTCGGAGAAGAAGTGCGGCCACATGGGTGGCAAGGTTCTGATTCCTACCGGTCAATTCATTCGAACCTTGACGGCGGCTCGACTGGCGGCCGATGTCATGGGGGTTCCTACCCTTGTGGTGGCGCGAACCGACGCAGATAGTGCAAAGCTGCTGACATCGGATATCGATCCTCGAGACCGTCCATTCCTCACGGGCGACCGTACGGCGGAAGGCTTCTTCCGTTTTCAGAGTGGAATCGAGGCAGCCATCGCCCGTGGCTGTGCGTACGCGCCGTATGCCGACATGATCTGGTGTGAGACCTCGACCCCCGATCTGAAAGAAGCACGACAGTTCGCCGAGGGAGTTCACAAGCAGTTTCCAGGGAAACTTCTGGCGTACAACTGCTCACCCTCGTTCAACTGGAAGAAGCACCTCGACGAGGTCACGATCGCCCGCTTTCAGCATGAGCTTGCAGCCATGGGGTATCGTTTCCAGTTCGTGACCCTTGCTGGGTTCCACACGTTGAACTACTCGATGTTCGATCTGGCGCGGCAGTATCTCCGGCGAGGAATGGCGGCCTACTCGGAGCTGCAGCAGGCAGAGTTCGAGGCGGAGAGCGTCGGCTATTCGGCGACGAGGCACCAGCGCGAGGTCGGTACGGGTTACTTCGATGAGGTTGCGCAGGTCATCTCCGGAGGAACGGCGTCGACGGTTGCACTCAAGGAGTCGACGGAAACGGCCCAGTTCTGA